A genomic segment from Alistipes senegalensis JC50 encodes:
- a CDS encoding LTA synthase family protein, protein MQKSIRLVSGLYIKLALLTAAVGFVLRIVLLFNAQTTSLDFSFGEWLEIFLFGAVNDLCAATVGFVFLWLFMLSVSRTKYTKPWGWIILALLAAAFCYVAFFNTIFDEYGSVAPRIATCVLGYWAGSFALRLFLPEGFRNHWTTVWFALFVVLYVGAIVFNGISEYFFWNEFGVRYNFIAVDYLVYTNEVVGNIMESYPVVPMTLGIVVVTLLITWYLFRRDLVQAEYLKGWRWKAVVAPAYIAALFAAIGLLNFNTRFQDSGNVYVNELQANGLYKFYDAFVKNSLDYEQFYITRPEAEAEAFVHGVYGSTGDNLHAVSAGGGSEIRRNIVLVTIESMSASYMERFGNTESITPVLDSLYRLGMAFDRVYATGNRTVRGLEAVTLSLPPCPGQSIIKRPNNAGMHSTGALLREKGYNVTYFYGGNSYFDNMETFFSGNGYDIVDQKSYSPEEITFANIWGVCDEDAYRKVIRTLGEQSQDGKPFFAHVMTVSNHRPFTYPAGKIRIPNDSKTRAGGVLYTDYALGQFLAEASKQPWFDNTIFLITADHCASSAGRTEIPLHKYHIPALIFAPGFVAPQQIEGIVSQIDLMPTLLSLLDMDYDSHFYGRSIFDPDYVNRAFIATYQDLGYLEGDTFTILSPVRRYEQYRVVPTEENPHNLEPAAQTDTTQLDRAVYYYQTSCKWHKR, encoded by the coding sequence ATGCAAAAAAGTATCCGGCTGGTCTCCGGCCTCTACATCAAGCTCGCGCTGCTGACGGCGGCCGTCGGCTTCGTGCTGCGCATCGTACTCCTGTTCAACGCCCAGACGACATCGCTGGACTTCTCGTTCGGCGAATGGCTCGAAATATTCCTGTTCGGGGCCGTGAACGACCTCTGCGCCGCGACCGTGGGCTTCGTCTTCCTGTGGCTCTTCATGCTGAGCGTCTCGCGCACCAAGTACACGAAGCCGTGGGGCTGGATCATCCTCGCCCTGCTCGCGGCGGCATTCTGCTACGTCGCGTTCTTCAACACGATCTTCGACGAATACGGAAGCGTCGCACCCCGGATCGCCACGTGCGTCCTGGGCTACTGGGCCGGCAGCTTCGCCCTGCGGCTCTTCCTGCCCGAGGGATTCCGCAACCACTGGACTACGGTGTGGTTCGCGCTCTTCGTCGTCCTTTACGTGGGCGCCATCGTCTTCAACGGCATCAGCGAATATTTCTTCTGGAACGAATTCGGCGTCCGCTACAACTTCATCGCCGTCGATTATCTGGTCTACACCAACGAGGTGGTGGGCAACATCATGGAGTCCTATCCGGTCGTCCCGATGACGCTCGGCATCGTCGTCGTCACGCTGCTCATCACGTGGTACCTCTTCCGCCGCGACCTCGTACAGGCCGAATACCTCAAAGGATGGCGGTGGAAAGCCGTCGTCGCCCCGGCCTACATCGCGGCGCTGTTCGCGGCGATCGGCCTGCTGAACTTCAACACCCGCTTTCAGGACAGCGGAAACGTCTACGTCAACGAACTGCAAGCCAACGGGCTCTACAAGTTCTACGACGCCTTTGTCAAGAACTCCCTCGACTACGAACAATTCTACATCACGCGTCCCGAAGCCGAGGCCGAAGCCTTCGTCCACGGCGTTTACGGCAGTACGGGCGACAACCTGCACGCGGTAAGCGCCGGGGGGGGGTCGGAAATCCGCCGCAACATCGTGCTCGTCACCATCGAGAGCATGAGCGCCTCGTACATGGAGCGTTTCGGCAACACGGAGTCGATCACGCCGGTCCTCGACTCGCTCTACCGGCTGGGCATGGCCTTCGACCGCGTCTACGCCACGGGCAACCGCACGGTGCGCGGACTGGAGGCCGTGACGCTGTCGCTCCCGCCCTGCCCCGGGCAGAGCATCATCAAACGCCCGAACAATGCCGGAATGCACTCCACGGGAGCCCTGCTGCGTGAAAAAGGCTACAACGTGACCTATTTCTACGGCGGCAACAGCTATTTCGACAACATGGAGACCTTCTTCTCGGGCAACGGATACGACATCGTGGACCAGAAGAGCTATTCGCCCGAAGAGATCACCTTCGCCAACATCTGGGGCGTCTGCGACGAGGATGCCTACCGGAAAGTGATCCGCACCCTCGGCGAGCAGTCGCAGGACGGGAAGCCTTTCTTCGCCCACGTCATGACCGTCAGCAACCACCGCCCCTTCACCTACCCCGCCGGGAAGATCCGCATCCCCAACGACTCGAAGACCCGCGCGGGCGGCGTGCTCTACACCGACTACGCCCTGGGGCAGTTTCTGGCCGAAGCGTCGAAACAGCCGTGGTTCGACAATACGATCTTCCTCATCACCGCCGACCACTGCGCGTCGAGCGCGGGCCGCACCGAAATCCCGCTGCACAAATACCACATTCCGGCGCTGATCTTCGCCCCGGGATTCGTGGCCCCGCAGCAGATCGAGGGGATCGTTTCGCAGATCGACCTGATGCCCACCCTGCTGTCGCTGCTCGACATGGATTACGATTCGCATTTCTACGGCCGCAGCATCTTCGATCCCGATTACGTCAACCGGGCCTTCATCGCCACCTATCAAGACCTGGGCTATCTCGAAGGCGACACGTTCACCATCCTGTCGCCCGTGCGCCGCTACGAGCAATACCGCGTGGTGCCCACCGAGGAGAATCCCCACAACCTCGAACCCGCCGCGCAGACCGACACGACGCAGCTCGACCGGGCCGTCTACTACTACCAGACCTCCTGCAAATGGCACAAGCGCTGA